In Aquicella lusitana, the following proteins share a genomic window:
- a CDS encoding replication protein RepA has protein sequence MKNKKTQRSAIGAAKPASQRRIDKLVTECLAIEAESAEEVGMLAYMARAMVIATLPHSKPKGHVFQRTNGDFTLTMIGNPKWGLPYGSLPRIALAWMTREAKIKNSPVLHLGKSFSEFLSTLKLSQSGGVRGDATRLREQMLRLFSTHVSCVYQNNKKGVCKADQFLVARSFELWWQPLQSGSAEDQQLTVILAEDFFKEIINRPVPIDFRMFQALRRSPLQIDIYVWLTYRFSYLKKSSLISWNLLSNQFGSNYADSKQGLRDFKREFLRSLRIVTAMYKEANIETHDDGIMLKPSRSHISRKTGVM, from the coding sequence ATGAAAAATAAGAAAACCCAGCGTTCTGCAATTGGAGCTGCAAAGCCTGCGTCTCAAAGAAGAATCGATAAACTTGTGACAGAGTGTTTAGCTATTGAAGCTGAAAGCGCGGAAGAAGTAGGCATGCTTGCATATATGGCGCGCGCTATGGTGATAGCAACTCTTCCACATAGCAAACCTAAAGGCCACGTTTTTCAACGTACCAATGGTGACTTCACTTTAACTATGATTGGCAATCCAAAGTGGGGATTGCCATATGGATCATTACCGCGCATTGCGCTTGCTTGGATGACACGTGAAGCAAAAATTAAAAATTCACCCGTACTACATTTAGGCAAAAGTTTTTCTGAATTCTTGAGCACACTTAAATTATCGCAAAGTGGTGGAGTGAGAGGAGATGCTACACGTCTTCGTGAACAGATGCTCAGACTTTTTTCAACGCATGTGTCCTGTGTATACCAAAACAATAAGAAAGGTGTTTGCAAGGCAGATCAATTTTTAGTAGCTCGTTCATTTGAATTATGGTGGCAGCCCCTACAAAGTGGCTCCGCTGAAGATCAGCAATTAACAGTCATATTAGCAGAAGATTTCTTTAAAGAAATTATCAATCGTCCTGTTCCGATTGATTTCAGAATGTTTCAAGCATTGCGTCGCTCACCTTTGCAAATCGACATATACGTTTGGCTGACGTATCGATTTTCATATCTTAAAAAATCTTCCCTTATCTCATGGAACTTGTTAAGCAACCAATTTGGTTCAAATTATGCAGATTCAAAGCAAGGATTAAGAGATTTTAAAAGAGAATTTTTAAGATCACTTCGTATTGTCACAGCTATGTACAAAGAAGCAAATATCGAAACACATGATGATGGAATCATGTTAAAGCCAAGCAGGTCTCATATTTCACGTAAAACAGGAGTAATGTGA